One genomic window of Numida meleagris isolate 19003 breed g44 Domestic line chromosome 1, NumMel1.0, whole genome shotgun sequence includes the following:
- the LOC110392422 gene encoding uncharacterized protein LOC110392422 gives MAAEEAWTCPICRDVQKDIAYAVPCRHAFCLGCILRWAKQKETCPLCRRTVAVVKVAAWDDDDDLDFIIRPPAPPVPACFQAGIVPIHSPHHHAPSPPPFLLLTEEQEAVEAEDGRTVGGLLLEVWAALFRQHREILDPVLPWLRQELQDIFGTQWWEAMAAENLILNALCDIGLDSEALIQLLRPALGHRVETLIRGLVDTIVSRWGEEAHGQLGLQGIHVSGGQEEGPAARGQEDSSVAAPGPTASPQGTLVSRPGPIGSTGSPNREEQPSTPEAVLPGDPSHPHAARIPREHEEPHEETEQVAAAGPSAQGSSPSAPGHSPVRARRLHKRRAGSDLDPQQPCKRPPPRKH, from the coding sequence ATGGCAGCAGAAGAGGCGTGGACATGTCCCATCTGCCGTGACGTGCAAAAGGACATTGCCTACGCAGTACCGTGCCGTCACGCATTCTGCCTCGGCTGCATCCTGCGGTGGGCCAAGCAGAAAGAGACCTGCCCGCTCTGCAGGAGGACAGTGGCTGTCGTTAAGGTTGCTGCGTGGGACGACGACGACGACCTGGATTTCATCATCCgtcccccagcaccaccagtACCTGCCTGCTTCCAGGCAGGCATCGTTCCCATCCACAGCCCCCACCACCATGCACCATCCCCTCCACCCTTTCTGCTGCTaacagaggagcaggaggctgtggaGGCGGAGGACGGGCGTACGGTGGGCGGTCTCCTGCTCGAGGTCTGGGCAGCCCTGTTCAGGCAGCACCGGGAGATCCTCGACCCCGTGCTGCCCTGGCTGCGCCAGGAGCTGCAAGACATCTTTGGGACACAGTGGTGGGAGGCAATGGCTGCCGAGAACCTCATCCTGAACGCCCTGTGTGACATCGGGCTGGACAGCGAGGCCCTGATCCAGCTGCTGCGGCCTGCCCTGGGACACAGAGTGGAGACGCTCATCCGAGGACTTGTGGACACCATCGTGAGCCGGTGGGGTGAGGAGGCCCACGGGCAGCTGGGCCTCCAGGGCATCCACGTGtctggagggcaggaggagggcccTGCAGCCAGGGGGCAGGAGGACAGCTCTGTGGCCGCCCCTGGCCCCACAGCCTCCCCACAAGGGACCCTCGTGTCGAGGCCTGGACCCATTGGCAGCACTGGAAGTCCCAACAGggaggagcagcccagcacaccAGAGGCTGTCCTTCCTGGGGATCCCAGTCACCCCCATGCTGCACGCATCCCGAGGGAACACGAGGAGCCCCATGAGGAGACggagcaggtggcagcagcaggtccctctgcccagggcagcagcccctCCGCTCCTGGCCACTCGCCTGTGAGGGCCCGGCGGCTCCATAAGAGGAGGGCTGGCAGTGACCTGGacccacagcagccctgcaagAGGCCGCCCCCTCGGAAGCACTAA